Proteins encoded by one window of Desulfuromonas sp.:
- a CDS encoding PqqD family protein, whose translation MKKSQCLEVRFARQPSFVGREVAGEFILVPIIRRSEDVDCIYNLNEVGALIWQLLDGQRTAAEIGEQIVSEFEVDPARAEADLLELLQQLESVGAITPV comes from the coding sequence ATGAAAAAAAGCCAATGCCTTGAGGTGCGTTTTGCACGGCAGCCGTCTTTCGTCGGCCGGGAAGTGGCCGGTGAGTTCATCCTCGTCCCGATTATCCGGAGGTCCGAGGATGTCGACTGCATCTACAATCTCAACGAGGTTGGAGCCCTGATCTGGCAACTGCTCGACGGACAGCGCACCGCAGCCGAGATCGGGGAGCAGATTGTGAGCGAGTTCGAGGTGGACCCCGCCCGGGCGGAAGCCGATCTGCTGGAGCTCCTGCAGCAACTCGAAAGCGTCGGGGCGATAACACCGGTCTGA
- a CDS encoding nucleotidyltransferase family protein, whose protein sequence is MSRAADWKRVARPELALLFACARTDLGPESAEAVRALLGRQLDWTFLLRAARRHGLQPLLYWHIKEVPPGVVPEEILKRLERHFRGNARRNLFLTGELVRILERFRARGIPAIPFKGPALTEALYGDLALREFCDLDILVPRGRAREAVESLAAEGYLPFAALTPEQHHRCLKFFHHLHLTHPTRGFFVEIHWLFFRSKYTFALDMGRFWATHEARPESAGLNSLPPEEALLYLCAHGTVHAWEELKWVCDVAALLNRHADLDWGKVLALADDLRCRRGLFLGLVLAGALLDAPVPKEVAAKAEGDRRAVALAALVWQNLNADGGRPLSKFAGFAFNLKVKECVADRLRLCAGFAFALTEADLPTLQLPGGLFFLHYLLRPLRLLRELGSGLIGRVRGGRGE, encoded by the coding sequence ATGAGCCGCGCTGCCGACTGGAAAAGAGTCGCCAGGCCAGAACTGGCGCTGCTTTTCGCCTGTGCCCGGACCGATCTCGGCCCGGAGTCGGCCGAAGCGGTTCGCGCTCTGCTCGGCCGGCAGCTCGACTGGACGTTTCTGCTTCGGGCGGCACGGCGACACGGCCTGCAGCCGCTTCTTTACTGGCACATCAAGGAGGTTCCCCCGGGCGTCGTTCCGGAGGAGATTTTGAAGCGCCTGGAGAGGCATTTCCGGGGCAACGCGCGCAGAAACCTGTTCCTGACCGGGGAGCTGGTCCGCATTCTGGAGCGGTTCCGGGCCAGGGGGATTCCCGCCATCCCCTTCAAGGGGCCGGCCCTCACCGAGGCCCTCTACGGGGATCTCGCCTTGCGGGAGTTCTGTGATCTCGACATCCTGGTTCCCAGGGGCCGGGCCCGGGAGGCGGTGGAGTCCCTCGCCGCCGAGGGCTACCTGCCCTTCGCCGCGCTCACCCCGGAACAGCATCACCGCTGCCTCAAGTTCTTCCATCACCTGCACCTGACCCACCCGACGAGGGGTTTTTTTGTCGAGATCCACTGGCTGTTTTTTCGCAGCAAGTACACCTTCGCCCTCGACATGGGCCGATTCTGGGCCACCCACGAGGCCCGCCCGGAGAGCGCCGGGCTGAATTCGCTTCCCCCCGAAGAGGCGCTGTTGTATCTCTGCGCCCACGGCACGGTTCACGCCTGGGAGGAGTTGAAATGGGTCTGCGATGTCGCTGCGCTTCTCAATCGCCATGCCGACCTCGACTGGGGGAAAGTCCTGGCGTTGGCCGATGACCTTCGCTGCCGGCGAGGGCTTTTTCTGGGCCTGGTATTGGCCGGGGCTCTTCTTGACGCACCGGTTCCGAAGGAGGTCGCGGCGAAGGCCGAAGGAGACCGCCGGGCGGTTGCCCTGGCGGCCCTGGTGTGGCAGAATCTCAACGCAGACGGCGGCCGGCCGCTGTCCAAATTTGCGGGGTTCGCCTTCAACCTGAAGGTCAAGGAATGCGTCGCCGACCGGCTTCGGCTCTGCGCCGGCTTTGCCTTCGCCCTGACCGAAGCCGACTTGCCCACTCTGCAACTGCCCGGAGGTCTGTTCTTTCTCCATTACCTGTTGCGCCCTTTGCGGCTGCTGCGGGAGTTGGGCTCCGGGCTCATCGGCAGGGTCAGGGGGGGGCGCGGGGAGTGA
- a CDS encoding VanZ family protein — MAGMQSRTRWKVVLFSLLALSTVLFIARYEPYQNVGPELLAAPALSGPWAQWQGQGPAGSIAIAGGEARLRLEDGAASARLTRAIDDPARFALLRFAGALRTEDVVGGEKEWEKARLVLSSLDAAGRSLPVDHHLVRLTGSRPWKEYAKVFRVSRETRKMVATVQLLHSTGTVWVKDLSLRPVAEKPVFAACRAVAFFLWGAFLLWLLAPYAAGARNLLLRGAVVLAVAAILAGTLMPADMKFSFLDDLSVTTQQVQVHKESAPRPPAAPSDAPELWQSLFKTRHVTSKLGHFAFFGVLAVALRLARPGQGKTSLFTDALMLAGATEMLQFFVEGRSPAVFDLLIDASGVLFGAAALWLVRRGRRRPAVPVSGVI, encoded by the coding sequence ATGGCCGGTATGCAGAGTAGAACAAGATGGAAAGTCGTTCTTTTCTCCCTTCTGGCCCTGTCCACGGTGCTCTTTATCGCTCGCTATGAGCCTTACCAGAACGTGGGGCCGGAGTTGCTGGCGGCCCCCGCACTCTCCGGGCCATGGGCGCAGTGGCAGGGGCAGGGGCCGGCCGGTTCGATCGCGATTGCCGGGGGGGAGGCGCGCCTGCGCCTGGAGGATGGCGCTGCAAGCGCCCGTCTGACCCGGGCCATCGATGACCCGGCCCGCTTCGCGCTGCTTCGCTTTGCAGGCGCCCTGCGGACGGAGGACGTGGTCGGCGGGGAAAAGGAATGGGAAAAGGCGCGCCTCGTTTTGAGCAGCCTTGACGCGGCCGGGCGCTCTCTGCCCGTGGATCACCACCTCGTTCGTCTGACGGGAAGCCGACCGTGGAAAGAATACGCGAAGGTTTTCCGTGTTTCCAGGGAGACCAGGAAAATGGTCGCCACCGTGCAGTTGCTTCACTCCACGGGGACCGTGTGGGTCAAAGACCTGAGTCTGCGCCCGGTGGCAGAGAAGCCGGTTTTCGCGGCCTGCCGAGCCGTGGCATTTTTCTTGTGGGGGGCCTTCCTCCTCTGGCTCCTCGCACCCTATGCTGCCGGTGCCCGCAATCTCCTTCTGCGGGGTGCGGTCGTCCTGGCCGTAGCGGCCATTCTGGCAGGCACCTTGATGCCCGCTGATATGAAGTTTTCTTTTCTCGACGATCTGTCGGTCACCACTCAGCAGGTGCAGGTCCACAAGGAAAGCGCCCCCCGTCCCCCCGCCGCACCCTCCGACGCGCCTGAATTATGGCAGTCCCTCTTCAAGACGCGGCACGTCACCAGCAAGCTCGGCCATTTCGCTTTTTTCGGAGTGCTGGCGGTCGCCCTGCGACTGGCCCGGCCGGGGCAGGGCAAAACGAGCCTGTTCACCGATGCGCTCATGTTGGCGGGGGCCACCGAGATGCTTCAGTTTTTTGTCGAGGGGCGCTCGCCCGCGGTTTTCGATCTGCTGATTGACGCCTCGGGCGTGTTGTTCGGGGCCGCGGCCTTGTGGCTTGTACGGCGCGGCCGCCGGCGTCCGGCGGTGCCCGTCTCGGGGGTGATATGA